The Brassica oleracea var. oleracea cultivar TO1000 chromosome C6, BOL, whole genome shotgun sequence genome includes a region encoding these proteins:
- the LOC106297535 gene encoding E3 ubiquitin ligase BIG BROTHER-related-like, with translation MKIKRPSTQQTKIVISVAMKTTSSGHLIHETVRDMEYMLGYHEIYFASVMEIIEQTSDFAARTTPTLYDPTNIDFDIIVKISDYNPDALRRIDLDVYIIELRENRREPTPREKDDICPICCEEIGTEGDINSLNCKHSYHHRCILDWVGKTLACPCCRAILA, from the coding sequence ATGAAGATAAAGAGGCCAAGTACACAGCAAACAAAAATTGTGATATCTGTCGCCATGAAGACAACAAGCAGTGGCCACCTAATCCACGAAACAGTACGCGATATGGAGTACATGCTTGGATACCACGAAATATATTTTGCCTCGGTGATGGAGATTATCGAGCAGACGTCTGACTTTGCCGCACGCACTACTCCGACGCTCTATGATCCCACAAATATAGATTTTGATATAATTGTTAAGATATCTGATTACAATCCAGACGCTCTCCGCAGAATTGACCTAGACGTCTATATCATCGAGCTTCGGGAAAATCGAAGGGAGCCCACCCCTAGAGAGAAAGATGATATATGCCCAATTTGCTGCGAAGAGATTGGCACAGAAGGAGATATCAACTCTTTGAATTGTAAACATTCCTATCATCATCGCTGCATCTTGGACTGGGTTGGAAAAACCTTAGCATGCCCATGTTGTAGGGCAATACTTGCGTAA